The following coding sequences lie in one Miscanthus floridulus cultivar M001 chromosome 9, ASM1932011v1, whole genome shotgun sequence genomic window:
- the LOC136482756 gene encoding disease resistance protein RGA5-like: MSVVTGALGSLAPKLLQLLHDEYKLQKGVKKQVQWLHRELESIYAFLGEVAEVPWDRLNGQVKVWAREVREASYDMEDVLDTFLVRVEGGEPTDPSRLKRAMKKMGKVFSKAKARRGIAGVIEDIKKNLEELAKRRQDYKLDDNVCKPLATSSTLDPCMKAMCKEVTRLIGVNKSRDELISMLNPSQPDDVAPAKKVSIVGVGGLGKTTLAKAAYDNLKSQYDCAAFVSVGRDHDLVKVFKDILFDLDKIKYDNIHNTRRGVALLIREVQEFLENKRYFIVIDDVWDVPTWEAIKLSLVENNCGSKVITTTRKFDVANEAGDIYKLKPLSDDDSMKLLYTRIFGAEGKYHDKEPEEVINKIVKKCGGIPLAILAMASLLAGKQKYEWSEVLNSICFGSKGNMEAEETMTILSFSYYDLPPHLRTCLLYLSTYPEDYVIRKDSLIWKWVAEGFIDGKQGTRLLELGERYFNDLINRSLIQVVENDLDGTVSGCRVHDMVLDLMRKLSSEENFIAILGGNVEGTPALSNVRRLTHQNGIAEHINSEAMVTRMPKVRSYTAFMCSIDSWQQFLRIKLLRVLDIVGCNFKEGCHLEHLGDLLHLRYLGIRCRGHALELPKQIGNLKLLQTLDVDGTLPASIVHLTELVRLRAYSKVPDGIGKLVSLEELIIFNDCDKPKKFLKELGTLRELRVLMFGTKGMDESMQRDFMESLSNLQKLQHIHLGGLGWGVDTAMWEAAGFLLPRPLQYLSWSIIKLSKLPSCINPLRLRNLSHLKLWVTTMDEQDLKLLARLPALCFLSLGTKSTVTASNINAGDGCFFQKLRNLGTNLMVQFEQPNKEDASISLHIWNGEDAMPFASGKSNDSRKAVPSGVMPNLEALRFDVPLRALKDNNSECGNIGLEYLPSLHVLRGLIVCSGVSAAEGDAALAALRNACNVHPNHPTCDMHKYY; encoded by the exons ATGAGTGTCGTGACGGGGGCACTGGGAAGCCTCGCCCCCAAGCTTCTTCAGCTGCTCCATGATGAATACAAGCTCCAGAAGGGCGTGAAGAAGCAAGTGCAGTGGCTCCACAGAGAGCTGGAGAGCATCTATGCCTTCCTCGGCGAGGTCGCGGAGGTGCCATGGGATCGGCTCAACGGGCAAGTCAAGGTGTGGGCACGTGAGGTCAGGGAGGCATCCTATGATATGGAGGATGTCCTCGACACCTTCCTCGTGCGCGTCGAAGGTGGTGAGCCTACTGACCCGAGCAGGCTCAAACGcgctatgaagaagatgggcaAGGTGTTCAGCAAGGCCAAGGCTCGCCGTGGTATTGCTGGTGTCATCGAAgacatcaagaagaatcttgagGAGCTAGCTAAAAGGCGTCAGGATTACAAACTTGATGACAATGTGTGCAAGCCGCTCGCAACATCGTCAACTCTTGATCCCTGCATGAAAGCTATGTGCAAAGAAGTGACACGACTTATTGGTGTCAACAAGTCAAGGGACGAGCTCATATCCATGCTGAATCCATCCCAACCAGATGATGTTGCGCCTGCCAAGAAGGTTTCTATTGTAGGAGTTGGGGGACTGGGCAAAACAACTCTTGCCAAAGCAGCGTATGACAACCTAAAATCGCAGTATGACTGTGCAGCTTTCGTTTCAGTTGGACGGGATCATGACTTGGTAAAAGTTTTCAAGGACATCCTCTTTGATCTTGACAAGATAAAGTATGACAACATTCATAACACTAGAAGAGGTGTGGCACTCCTAATTCGTGAAGTCCAAGAATTCCTGGAGAACAAGAG GTATTTTATTGTTATTGATGATGTATGGGATGTGCCCACTTGGGAAGCAATCAAACTGTCACTTGTTGAGAATAATTGTGGAAGTAAAGTAATCACAACTACTCGTAAGTTTGATGTTGCCAATGAAGCTGGTGACATTTACAAGCTAAAACCACTTTCTGATGATGACTCCATGAAGTTACTCTATACAAGGATATTTGGTGCAGAGGGGAAATACCATGATAAGGAACCAGAAGAAGTCATCAATAAAATTGTAAAGAAATGTGGTGGTATACCATTAGCAATCCTGGCAATGGCTAGTTTGTTGGCCGGTAAACAAAAGTATGAATGGTCTGAGGTGTTGAACTCTATTTGTTTTGGATCCAAAGGCAATATGGAAGCTGAAGAGACTATGACAATACTTTCATTTAGCTACTACGATCTGCCTCCACATTTGAGGACATGCTTactatatctaagtacatatccAGAAGACTATGTGATTAGAAAGGATTCTTTGATATGGAAGTGGGTAGCTGAAGGATTTATCGATGGGAAACAAGGTACAAGATTATTGGAGCTTGGAGAAAgatacttcaacgatctcattaATAGAAGCTTGATCCAGGTGGTGGAGAACGACTTGGATGGAACAGTATCAGGCTGTCGTGTTCATGATATGGTTCTTGATCTGATGCGTAAGCTTTCATCTGAAGAAAACTTTATTGCTATATTAGGAGGCAATGTGGAAGGAACACCTGCACTAAGCAATGTCCGTCGGTTAACCCACCAAAATGGAATAGCCGAGCACATTAATTCTGAAGCCATGGTTACTAGGATGCCAAAAGTGAGGTCATATACTGCATTCATGTGTTCTATTGATAGCTGGCAACAGTTTTTGAGAATTAAACTTTTGCGCGTGCTGGATATAGTGGGTTGCAACTTTAAGGAAGGTTGTCACCTGGAGCATCTTGGTGATTTACTTCACTTGAGGTATCTTGGAATACGGTGCCGAGGTCATGCCCTAGAGCTCCCAAAACAAATAGGGAATCTAAAGTTACTGCAAACACTAGATGTGGACGGAACGTTGCCAGCAAGCATTGTGCACCTAACAGAGCTGGTCCGACTACGTGCTTACAGCAAGGTGCCTGATGGGATTGGGAAGCTAGTTTCCCTAGAGGAGCTGATAATATTCAATGATTGTGATAAGCCCAAAAAGTTTTTGAAGGAGCTAGGCACCCTGCGAGAACTCAGGGTGCTCATGTTCGGCACTAAAGGGATGGACGAGAGCATGCAGAGAGATTTTATGGAGTCTCTAAGCAATCTGCAAAAGCTCCAGCATATACACTTGGGTGGTTTAGGTTGGGGCGTGGATACAGCCATGTGGGAAGCAGCAGGCTTTCTGCTCCCACGACCTCTCCAATATTTGTCATGGTCTATTATTAAATTGTCTAAATTGCCGTCATGCATTAATCCCTTACGTCTTCGCAACTTGTCCCACTTGAAACTGTGGGTGACTACTATGGATGAGCAGGATCTGAAACTCCTTGCTAGGTTGCCGGCACTCTGTTTTCTTAGCCTGGGAACAAAGTCCACAGTAACAGCAAGTAATATTAACGCTGGTGATGGCTGCTTCTTCCAGAAGTTGAGGAACTTGGGGACCAATCTAATGGTCCAGTTTGAGCAGCCCAACAAGGAGGACGCTAGCATTTCATTGCATATatggaatggagaagatgctatGCCCTTTGCCTCTGGAAAAAGCAATGACTCCAGAAAAGCTGTACCCTCTGGCGTGATGCCAAATCTTGAAGCGCTTAGGTTTGATGTCCCTTTACGGGCCCTAAAAGATAACAATAGTGAATGTGGGAATATCGGCTTGGAGTACCTGCCTTCCCTTCATGTACTCCGAGGGCTGATCGTTTGTAGTGGCGTGTCTGCTGCGGAGGGGGATGCTGCATTGGCTGCGCTGAGAAACGCATGCAACGTCCATCCCAACCATCCCACATGTGATATGCATAAATATTATTAA
- the LOC136482757 gene encoding disease resistance protein RGA5-like yields MSVVTGALGSLAPKLLQLLHDEYKLQKGVKKQVQWLHSELESIYAFLGEVSEVPWDRLNGQVKVWAREVREASYDMEDVLDTFLVRVEGGEPTDPSRLKRAMKKMGKVFSKAKARRGIAGVIEDIKKNLEELAKRRQDYKLDDNVCKPLATSSTLDPCMKAMCKEVTRLIGVNKSRDELISMLNPSQPDDVAPAKKVSIVGVGGLGKTTLAKAAYDNLKSQYDCAAFVSVGRDHDLVKVFKDILFDLDKIKYDNIHNTRRGVALLIREVQEFLENKRYFIVIDDVWDVPTWEAIKLSLVENNCGSKVITTTRKFDVANEAGDIYKLKPLSDDDSMKLLYTRIFGAEGKYHDKEPEEVINKIVKKCGGIPLAILAMASLLAGKQKYEWSEVLNSICFGSKGNMEAEETMTILSFSYYHLPPYLRTCLLYLSTYPEDYVIRKDSLIWKWVAEGFIDGKQGTRLLELGERYFNDLINRSLIQVVENDLDGTVSGCRVHDMVLDLMRKLSSEENFIAILGGNVEGTPTLSNVRRLTHQNGIAEHINSEAMVTRMPKVRSYTAFMCSIDSWQQFLRFKLLRVLDIVGCNFKEGCHLEHLGDLLHLRYLGIRCRGHALELPKQIGNLKLLQTLDVDGTLPASIVHLTELVRLRAYSKVPDGIGKLVSLEELIIFNDCDKPKKFLKELGTLRELRVLMFGTKGMDESMQRDFMESLSNLQKLQHIHLGGLGWGVDTAMWEAAGFLLPRPLQYLSWSIIKLSKLPSCINPLRLRNLSHLKLWVTTMDEQDLKLLARLPALCFLSLGTKSTVTASNINAGDGCFFQKLRNLGTNLMVQFEQPNKEDASISLHIWNGEDAMPFASGKSNDSRKVVPSGVMPNLEALRFDVPLRALKDNNSECGNIGLEYLPSLHVLRGLIVCSGVSAAEGDAALAALRNACNVHPNHPTCDMHKYY; encoded by the exons ATGAGTGTCGTGACGGGGGCACTGGGAAGCCTCGCCCCCAAGCTTCTTCAGCTGCTCCATGATGAATACAAGCTCCAGAAGGGCGTGAAGAAGCAAGTGCAGTGGCTCCACAGCGAGCTGGAGAGCATCTATGCCTTCCTCGGCGAGGTCTCGGAGGTGCCATGGGATCGGCTCAACGGGCAAGTCAAGGTGTGGGCACGTGAGGTCAGGGAGGCATCGTATGATATGGAGGATGTCCTCGACACCTTCCTCGTGCGCGTCGAAGGTGGTGAGCCTACTGACCCGAGCAGGCTCAAACGcgctatgaagaagatgggcaAGGTGTTCAGCAAGGCCAAGGCTCGCCGTGGTATTGCTGGTGTCATCGAAgacatcaagaagaatcttgagGAGCTAGCTAAAAGGCGTCAGGATTACAAACTTGATGACAATGTGTGCAAGCCGCTCGCAACATCGTCAACTCTTGATCCCTGCATGAAAGCTATGTGCAAAGAAGTGACACGACTTATTGGTGTCAACAAGTCAAGGGACGAGCTCATATCCATGCTGAATCCATCCCAACCAGATGATGTTGCGCCTGCCAAGAAGGTTTCTATTGTAGGAGTTGGGGGACTGGGCAAAACAACTCTTGCCAAAGCAGCGTATGACAACCTAAAATCGCAGTATGACTGTGCAGCTTTCGTTTCAGTTGGACGGGATCATGACTTGGTAAAAGTTTTCAAGGACATCCTCTTTGATCTTGACAAGATAAAGTATGACAACATTCATAACACTAGAAGAGGTGTGGCACTCCTAATTCGTGAAGTCCAAGAATTCCTGGAGAACAAGAG GTATTTTATTGTTATTGATGATGTATGGGATGTGCCCACTTGGGAAGCAATCAAACTGTCACTTGTTGAGAATAATTGTGGAAGTAAAGTAATCACAACTACTCGTAAGTTTGATGTTGCCAATGAAGCTGGTGACATTTACAAGCTAAAACCACTTTCTGATGATGACTCCATGAAGTTACTCTATACAAGGATATTTGGTGCAGAGGGGAAGTACCATGATAAGGAACCAGAAGAAGTCATCAATAAAATTGTAAAGAAATGTGGTGGTATACCATTAGCAATCCTGGCAATGGCTAGTTTGTTGGCCGGTAAACAAAAGTATGAATGGTCTGAGGTGTTGAACTCTATTTGTTTTGGATCCAAAGGCAATATGGAAGCTGAAGAGACTATGACAATACTTTCATTTAGCTACTaccatcttcctccatatttgaGGACATGCTTactatatctaagtacatatccAGAAGACTATGTGATTAGAAAGGATTCTTTGATATGGAAGTGGGTAGCTGAAGGATTTATCGATGGGAAACAAGGTACAAGATTATTGGAGCTTGGAGAAAgatacttcaacgatctcattaATAGAAGCTTGATCCAGGTGGTGGAGAACGACTTGGATGGAACAGTATCAGGCTGTCGTGTTCATGATATGGTTCTTGATCTGATGCGTAAGCTTTCATCTGAAGAAAACTTTATTGCTATATTAGGAGGCAATGTGGAAGGAACACCTACACTAAGCAATGTCCGTCGGTTAACCCACCAAAATGGAATAGCCGAGCACATTAATTCTGAAGCCATGGTTACTAGGATGCCAAAAGTGAGGTCATATACTGCATTCATGTGTTCTATTGATAGCTGGCAACAGTTTTTGAGATTTAAACTTTTGCGCGTGCTGGATATAGTGGGTTGCAACTTTAAGGAAGGTTGTCACCTGGAGCATCTTGGTGATTTACTTCACTTGAGGTATCTTGGAATACGATGCCGAGGTCATGCCCTAGAGCTCCCAAAACAAATAGGGAATCTAAAGTTACTGCAAACACTAGATGTGGACGGAACGTTGCCAGCAAGCATTGTGCACCTAACAGAGCTGGTCCGACTACGTGCTTACAGCAAGGTGCCTGATGGGATTGGGAAGCTAGTTTCCCTAGAGGAGCTGATAATATTCAATGATTGTGATAAGCCCAAAAAGTTTTTGAAGGAGCTAGGCACCCTGCGAGAACTCAGGGTGCTCATGTTCGGCACTAAAGGGATGGACGAGAGCATGCAGAGAGATTTTATGGAGTCTCTAAGCAATCTGCAAAAGCTCCAGCATATACACTTGGGTGGTTTAGGTTGGGGCGTGGATACAGCCATGTGGGAAGCAGCAGGCTTTCTGCTCCCACGACCTCTCCAATATTTGTCATGGTCTATTATTAAATTGTCTAAATTGCCGTCATGCATTAATCCCTTACGTCTTCGCAACTTGTCCCACTTGAAACTGTGGGTGACTACTATGGATGAGCAGGATCTGAAACTCCTTGCTAGGTTGCCGGCACTCTGTTTTCTTAGCCTGGGAACAAAGTCCACAGTAACAGCAAGTAATATTAACGCTGGTGATGGCTGCTTCTTCCAGAAGTTGAGGAACTTGGGGACCAATCTAATGGTCCAGTTTGAGCAGCCCAACAAGGAGGACGCTAGCATTTCATTGCATATatggaatggagaagatgctatGCCCTTTGCCTCTGGAAAAAGCAATGACTCCAGAAAAGTTGTACCCTCTGGCGTGATGCCAAATCTTGAAGCGCTTAGGTTTGATGTCCCTTTGCGGGCCCTAAAAGATAACAATAGTGAATGTGGGAATATCGGCTTGGAGTACCTGCCTTCCCTTCATGTACTCAGAGGGCTGATCGTTTGTAGTGGCGTGTCTGCTGCGGAGGGGGATGCTGCATTGGCTGCGCTGAGAAACGCATGCAACGTCCATCCCAACCATCCCACGTGTGATATGCATAAATATTATTAA